One Deltaproteobacteria bacterium genomic region harbors:
- a CDS encoding endonuclease — MGQATGFRFGRFVGFRVLLAISTAYIGLSVQDVQALSLSKKVAYYGDDFYQTVAAGTRDEDLVQELRLILESRHQRVAGSSDMVGAKCDTAQRDCYQHTSVGYSTARRILMGQIHLQNNSGHYSVKDVYCEIEFDNGHFGGAEVIGPGKIPKNSVLNTEHTWPQSRFNSGMGKDIQKSDLHHLYPTQSEMNSIRGNHKFGEVAVPDRALPCSTSKYGTANGSSEDIFEPPTAHKGNVARALFYFSVRYRLAIDPREEAFLRKWHTLDPVDADEISRNEQIYKIQGNRNPFIDHPELVSAISDY, encoded by the coding sequence ATGGGTCAGGCTACTGGTTTTCGGTTCGGTCGCTTTGTCGGGTTTCGAGTCCTACTCGCAATCTCAACTGCTTACATCGGACTCAGCGTCCAGGATGTTCAAGCCCTCAGCCTTTCTAAAAAGGTTGCCTACTACGGGGATGATTTTTATCAGACAGTCGCCGCCGGAACGCGCGACGAGGATCTGGTACAAGAACTTCGCCTGATTCTGGAAAGTCGGCACCAACGAGTTGCTGGGTCTTCAGACATGGTGGGCGCCAAGTGCGACACCGCTCAGCGCGACTGCTACCAGCACACATCGGTTGGATATTCGACCGCTCGTCGAATTTTGATGGGACAGATTCACCTTCAAAACAACTCCGGCCACTATTCCGTTAAAGACGTTTACTGCGAAATCGAATTCGACAACGGACACTTCGGCGGTGCTGAAGTCATCGGTCCAGGGAAAATTCCAAAAAACTCAGTTTTGAATACCGAGCATACTTGGCCACAAAGCCGCTTCAATTCAGGCATGGGTAAGGATATTCAGAAGAGCGATCTTCATCATCTCTATCCGACGCAATCGGAAATGAACTCAATCCGCGGTAACCACAAGTTTGGCGAAGTGGCGGTTCCAGATCGCGCGCTTCCTTGTTCGACTTCGAAGTACGGAACGGCGAACGGCTCGTCCGAAGATATTTTCGAACCGCCAACGGCACACAAAGGAAACGTGGCTCGCGCACTGTTCTACTTCTCGGTTCGCTATCGACTTGCGATAGACCCGCGCGAGGAAGCTTTCCTTCGCAAGTGGCACACGCTCGATCCAGTCGATGCAGATGAAATCAGCCGCAACGAACAGATTTACAAGATTCAAGGAAACCGAAATCCGTTTATTGATCACCCCGAACTAGTGTCGGCGATTTCGGACTATTAA
- a CDS encoding DivIVA domain-containing protein → MRIAPIDIAHKNFNRKVMGLDPDEVASFLRDIADQMEELVRERNALKEGVRQKEIQLIEYKERDETLKATLATATKMCEQIRHDAEREAKLIVNDASQKAEMVMRDGRDQLKRMYQEIADVKKLRMQFEVNLRAICQAHMQMIESGHVALPDPQINLAHAATVTSAVQATNAAIAQATAYSSAQSAAQSAAQSTAHAVQQSHAAAAPAPKSQPRFRNPLATS, encoded by the coding sequence GTGAGAATTGCGCCTATCGATATCGCCCACAAGAATTTTAATCGTAAAGTCATGGGCCTTGATCCAGATGAAGTGGCGTCGTTTCTACGCGACATCGCCGATCAAATGGAAGAATTGGTTCGCGAGCGCAACGCTCTCAAAGAGGGCGTTCGCCAAAAAGAAATTCAATTGATTGAATACAAAGAGCGCGACGAGACGCTTAAGGCAACTCTCGCGACGGCGACGAAAATGTGTGAACAAATTCGTCACGACGCCGAACGTGAAGCAAAGCTGATTGTGAACGATGCTTCGCAAAAGGCCGAGATGGTGATGCGCGATGGTCGTGATCAGCTAAAGCGGATGTATCAAGAAATAGCGGACGTAAAGAAACTTCGCATGCAATTTGAAGTGAACTTGCGAGCGATTTGTCAGGCTCATATGCAGATGATTGAATCTGGACACGTGGCGCTTCCAGATCCACAAATCAACTTGGCACATGCGGCGACAGTAACGTCAGCGGTCCAGGCGACCAATGCAGCGATTGCACAAGCGACGGCGTATTCATCGGCTCAGTCGGCGGCTCAATCAGCAGCACAGTCAACGGCCCATGCTGTTCAGCAGAGCCATGCTGCCGCAGCGCCCGCGCCGAAATCTCAGCCTCGATTTCGAAACCCCTTGGCGACTAGCTAA
- a CDS encoding pyrroline-5-carboxylate reductase, protein MANDVVPGPQREWRKIGFIGTGHMGQALIQALVEGGRVSPSKVFATNRSAGKLKKVQDLFGITPLATNEELIDKCEIVIIAVKPQDLTSVIEPIASTFLPTHIVLSLAAGFSLRSLQKIIPQVKALVRVMPNTPATIRKAVVGYSLGPEASAYGPMVEDLLSPLGLVVPAPEGELFESLTVGCGSGPGFVFELMQYWQEWIEEHGFDPAIARQMVVQTFLGAAELAAHAKDTPLHDLQDRVVSKKGVTAAGLQSMRELEIERALRYSFEKAVLRDQEISRGTARD, encoded by the coding sequence ATGGCAAATGATGTGGTCCCTGGGCCTCAGCGCGAATGGCGAAAAATTGGATTCATAGGCACCGGCCACATGGGCCAAGCTCTGATCCAGGCGCTTGTCGAGGGGGGAAGAGTTTCCCCAAGTAAAGTGTTTGCAACCAATCGGTCGGCTGGGAAACTAAAAAAGGTTCAAGATCTTTTTGGCATCACCCCGCTAGCGACGAATGAAGAGCTGATCGACAAATGTGAGATTGTCATCATTGCAGTAAAACCGCAGGATTTAACTTCCGTCATCGAACCGATCGCTAGCACGTTTTTGCCTACTCACATTGTGCTATCACTTGCTGCTGGATTTTCACTTCGTTCACTGCAAAAAATTATTCCCCAAGTAAAAGCCCTCGTCCGCGTGATGCCTAATACTCCAGCCACTATCCGAAAAGCTGTTGTCGGATACAGTCTGGGGCCGGAAGCGTCTGCCTACGGACCGATGGTTGAAGATTTGCTGTCCCCGCTGGGACTTGTAGTTCCTGCGCCAGAAGGCGAACTGTTCGAATCGCTGACGGTCGGTTGCGGTAGCGGGCCCGGGTTTGTGTTTGAACTTATGCAGTACTGGCAAGAGTGGATCGAAGAACATGGATTCGATCCCGCCATCGCCCGGCAAATGGTGGTTCAGACATTTTTAGGTGCGGCGGAACTTGCCGCGCACGCCAAAGATACTCCGTTGCACGATCTTCAGGATCGCGTCGTATCCAAGAAAGGCGTAACGGCAGCTGGACTTCAGTCCATGCGTGAACTCGAGATCGAGCGTGCTCTTCGCTACAGCTTTGAAAAAGCTGTGCTACGGGATCAGGAAATTTCGCGCGGCACTGCGCGCGACTGA
- a CDS encoding YggS family pyridoxal phosphate-dependent enzyme, giving the protein MNFRRLVLASQSPRRRQILTISGYEFDILPSQISEIPDENLNLTSRIRQLASEKAHACLKLRKSTEEQGFLFLAADTVVVLGDQILGKPKDEIEARSFLRRLSGRSHSVITAISLVDGVSGKETQGHAITEVKFKELTDEQITDYIKSGEPFDKAGGYGIQGEAAKFIDHLEGPYDNVVGLPMEQVQNALLEMGLAVDKKHSEISNGLNLIRSRIQSSAKQSGRNPQEVELIAVSKTKPATDVIEAWKAGQRHFGENYAQEATEKIKDVEELIRSVEAPIGSAPLESKPITWHFIGNLQSKKVKSIVGIFDYIHSVDRLSLAEEISKRAVARGIEQKILLQLNFGDETTKSGASASEYLELAEIVSTLPGIQLCGLMALPPLRESPEASRDQFAAIKKIFGATQAALRAKKPSATADLFRELSMGTTGDFEQAVIEGATMIRVGTAIFGERT; this is encoded by the coding sequence ATGAACTTTCGACGACTCGTCTTGGCATCGCAGTCGCCGCGACGGCGACAAATTCTTACGATCTCCGGATACGAGTTCGATATTCTCCCATCTCAAATATCGGAAATTCCGGACGAAAACCTAAATTTGACGTCCAGAATTAGACAGCTTGCTTCAGAGAAAGCTCATGCGTGTCTCAAATTGAGAAAGTCTACGGAAGAACAGGGTTTTTTGTTTCTGGCGGCCGACACTGTTGTGGTCCTAGGTGACCAGATCCTAGGCAAGCCCAAAGACGAGATTGAAGCTCGATCATTTCTTCGACGCCTATCGGGCCGGTCTCACAGCGTAATTACAGCCATAAGTCTAGTTGATGGGGTGTCAGGAAAAGAGACACAGGGCCACGCCATCACCGAAGTGAAATTTAAGGAATTAACTGACGAGCAGATCACCGATTACATCAAGTCGGGAGAGCCTTTTGATAAAGCGGGAGGATACGGCATTCAGGGTGAGGCCGCGAAGTTTATCGATCATCTTGAGGGACCTTATGACAATGTTGTCGGCTTGCCCATGGAACAAGTGCAAAATGCTCTTTTAGAAATGGGCCTGGCGGTTGATAAAAAGCATTCGGAAATTTCGAATGGTTTGAACCTAATTCGAAGCAGAATTCAATCGTCGGCGAAACAAAGCGGTCGCAACCCGCAAGAGGTTGAGTTGATCGCAGTTTCGAAAACGAAGCCAGCCACTGACGTGATCGAAGCCTGGAAGGCTGGGCAGCGACACTTCGGCGAGAATTACGCTCAAGAGGCGACAGAAAAAATCAAAGATGTCGAAGAGCTTATTCGCTCCGTGGAAGCGCCGATCGGATCTGCGCCGCTCGAATCAAAGCCGATCACTTGGCATTTCATCGGCAACCTTCAATCGAAAAAAGTAAAATCCATCGTTGGAATCTTCGATTACATTCACTCGGTCGATCGTTTGAGTTTAGCGGAAGAGATTTCCAAGCGAGCTGTGGCGAGGGGCATAGAGCAAAAGATTTTATTACAGTTAAATTTTGGCGACGAAACGACGAAATCCGGCGCCTCCGCTTCCGAATATTTAGAACTTGCAGAGATCGTTTCCACGCTTCCAGGTATTCAACTTTGCGGTTTGATGGCGCTTCCGCCATTGCGAGAATCGCCCGAAGCTTCCCGAGATCAATTTGCCGCAATAAAAAAAATTTTCGGGGCCACTCAGGCCGCGTTGCGGGCAAAGAAGCCATCGGCGACCGCGGATTTGTTCCGTGAACTTTCGATGGGCACCACTGGAGATTTTGAGCAAGCGGTTATCGAAGGAGCCACAATGATTCGGGTAGGCACAGCGATTTTCGGCGAGCGGACATAA
- a CDS encoding type II secretion system F family protein — protein sequence MGSDLLPMVLILVTGFAVYFFVSALMARDEGANALSWASGDAPAKSKSALIEISRPLVHQFTIQYAVRIKDKKWRKKIERQLITSGLTAELNIDEFLGLKLLWGIAMPIIAVILNFALQLDFPAPIFIVMAMLGWQMPTMHANSMRASRQMAILSELPFYVDLMALAVEAGKDFQGAVQAIVEKASKDSILADELNQVLRDIMLGSSRADALRGLGARCDLNEVNSLVNVVVDSDATGVSIAKVLKDQSAQMRLERFVRAEKAGAQASQKILIPLVLFILPAVFIMVFAPVALQFIYGGGQ from the coding sequence ATGGGAAGTGATTTACTACCAATGGTGCTGATCCTCGTAACGGGATTCGCGGTGTACTTTTTTGTCTCGGCACTGATGGCGCGTGACGAAGGTGCAAACGCTTTGTCTTGGGCATCGGGGGACGCTCCTGCGAAATCCAAATCTGCGCTGATTGAAATATCGAGGCCGCTTGTTCACCAATTCACAATCCAGTACGCGGTCCGCATCAAAGACAAAAAGTGGCGAAAAAAGATCGAACGCCAGCTCATCACATCGGGCCTCACGGCGGAACTCAACATCGACGAGTTCTTGGGCCTAAAACTGCTTTGGGGAATCGCGATGCCGATCATCGCGGTCATTTTAAATTTTGCGCTTCAGTTAGATTTCCCCGCACCGATTTTTATCGTCATGGCCATGCTAGGTTGGCAAATGCCCACCATGCATGCGAACTCGATGCGAGCCTCACGCCAAATGGCCATTTTAAGCGAACTGCCGTTTTACGTGGATCTGATGGCACTCGCGGTTGAAGCAGGAAAAGACTTTCAAGGCGCCGTTCAAGCGATAGTAGAGAAAGCAAGCAAGGATAGCATTCTTGCCGATGAACTTAATCAGGTACTCCGGGACATCATGCTTGGTAGCTCGCGGGCCGATGCCTTGCGTGGACTCGGTGCACGTTGTGATTTGAACGAAGTTAACTCCCTCGTCAACGTCGTCGTCGACTCGGATGCAACTGGTGTCAGCATCGCGAAAGTTCTTAAAGATCAATCCGCACAAATGCGGCTTGAGCGCTTTGTTCGCGCTGAAAAAGCTGGTGCCCAGGCGTCGCAGAAAATTCTGATACCGCTTGTCCTTTTCATCTTGCCTGCAGTTTTCATAATGGTTTTCGCTCCTGTCGCATTGCAGTTTATTTATGGCGGTGGGCAATGA
- a CDS encoding DUF192 domain-containing protein — MPIASDLKTADTLLSRTKGLLGRSSLPQGEGLWIKRCNSIHTAFMKFPIDVLFVDKNLKVVSVYENLKPWRITRLHFRASSVIELPAGTIADSTKGNGEALLGQTLVVKPVDGASYGR, encoded by the coding sequence ATGCCTATTGCCAGCGATCTTAAAACGGCCGATACGTTGCTCAGTCGCACCAAGGGCTTGCTTGGCAGATCGTCCCTCCCTCAAGGCGAAGGACTTTGGATCAAACGCTGCAATTCTATTCATACCGCATTTATGAAATTTCCGATCGACGTGCTGTTCGTCGACAAAAACTTAAAGGTCGTCTCGGTGTACGAAAACTTGAAACCGTGGCGCATCACTCGTCTCCACTTCCGCGCGTCTAGCGTCATTGAACTTCCGGCTGGCACGATCGCAGACTCGACTAAAGGAAATGGCGAAGCGCTGCTCGGCCAGACTCTCGTTGTCAAACCTGTGGATGGAGCTAGCTATGGGCGCTAA
- a CDS encoding FHA domain-containing protein yields the protein MGANSTWAIRILTGTQSGQIVPLASGYNIIGRSPSCQIKLASNSVSKEHATVLMTDDGKVIITDMGSRNGTFVNGLRIQNQKLNPGDKLTFHDVVVDVLELPPGFDPRFVPGASPGGGPPMPTWAGNAALAVQPQYQPHQPAQQDHHDYNHAHAQATSHPESGAVPQAQYTGNLFIDFFENIRIYFDHVAMPGIYSIVQKMNYRQGIVGFVILYVILVTIVSTVPMVNMTKKGIRQESIRRAKTIATNLAVMNRQAILERNEIAATVKLAELEEGVTNAIIMAKDGTILAPANKRGEFAKLPFVNQARREEKTTEGFITDSTLGVAVPIARYNPESGSQEAAAYAIIIYDMGSLAMNTAQTLGLFLQIFLLAGVIGGILSIFLIRVVEHPLETLGLQLDDALREGRDDLSTAYQYPILEKLVSNINSALSRAASGGGGYQSPSAVLNRDIEANNIVRMLPIPAICINAIDDRIISTNTSFDALIGSGVALAGRPVNDVPDPALQANLRDLIPKMRDQLGSIAFSQIPFSGQSYEINGQAVVGNGGEAAWYLVTLHNGGG from the coding sequence ATGGGCGCTAATTCGACATGGGCCATTCGTATTTTAACAGGCACTCAATCGGGACAAATTGTTCCGCTAGCGTCCGGATACAACATTATTGGCCGAAGTCCTAGCTGCCAAATCAAGCTCGCTTCTAACTCTGTTTCAAAAGAACATGCGACCGTTTTGATGACCGATGACGGCAAGGTCATCATCACCGACATGGGTTCTCGCAATGGGACCTTCGTCAATGGTCTTCGCATTCAGAATCAAAAACTGAATCCCGGCGACAAATTGACGTTTCACGATGTCGTTGTCGATGTTTTGGAACTTCCACCGGGCTTTGATCCAAGATTTGTTCCAGGCGCTTCGCCCGGGGGCGGACCGCCCATGCCCACTTGGGCCGGCAATGCTGCACTTGCAGTTCAACCTCAATATCAGCCTCATCAACCAGCGCAGCAAGACCACCACGATTACAATCATGCGCACGCCCAAGCGACATCACATCCGGAATCGGGTGCCGTGCCGCAAGCTCAATACACCGGAAATTTATTTATAGATTTCTTCGAAAACATTCGAATCTATTTTGATCACGTTGCGATGCCAGGGATCTATTCGATTGTTCAAAAAATGAACTATCGCCAAGGCATTGTTGGCTTCGTCATCCTCTACGTGATTTTGGTTACCATTGTTTCAACGGTACCGATGGTGAACATGACCAAAAAAGGAATCCGGCAAGAGAGTATTCGCCGAGCCAAGACCATTGCAACTAATCTTGCGGTCATGAACCGGCAGGCAATTCTCGAGCGCAACGAAATCGCAGCCACCGTGAAGCTTGCCGAACTCGAAGAAGGCGTCACCAACGCAATCATTATGGCGAAAGATGGAACGATCCTCGCGCCGGCGAACAAGCGCGGTGAATTCGCGAAGCTCCCATTTGTAAATCAAGCGCGAAGAGAAGAAAAAACCACTGAAGGTTTCATAACTGATTCTACCCTTGGCGTCGCAGTTCCAATTGCACGTTACAATCCCGAATCTGGAAGCCAAGAAGCCGCCGCTTATGCGATTATAATCTACGATATGGGCAGTCTTGCGATGAATACAGCCCAAACGCTTGGCCTGTTCTTGCAGATTTTCCTGTTGGCAGGAGTGATTGGGGGGATATTATCGATCTTCCTGATCCGAGTGGTCGAACACCCACTCGAAACACTTGGGCTTCAGCTAGATGATGCTCTTCGCGAAGGAAGGGATGATCTTTCGACGGCCTACCAATATCCAATTTTAGAAAAGCTCGTTAGCAACATAAATTCGGCACTCAGCCGGGCGGCTAGCGGCGGCGGAGGGTATCAATCACCAAGCGCTGTTTTGAACCGTGACATAGAAGCGAACAATATCGTCCGAATGCTACCGATCCCCGCGATTTGCATCAACGCCATCGACGATCGAATCATATCTACCAACACGAGTTTCGATGCGTTGATTGGAAGCGGCGTCGCTTTAGCTGGTCGGCCGGTGAACGATGTCCCAGATCCCGCGCTTCAGGCAAATCTTCGCGACCTAATTCCGAAAATGCGCGATCAGCTTGGAAGTATCGCCTTTAGCCAAATTCCATTCTCGGGCCAATCGTACGAAATCAATGGTCAGGCTGTGGTAGGCAACGGCGGCGAAGCCGCATGGTACCTCGTTACACTTCATAATGGAGGGGGCTAG
- a CDS encoding FHA domain-containing protein: MNPIATLPRTGFKFMISVRAGPAAGATYQLLPPRVTIGRDPASNSVVVNDARVSRNAAIIEFQPEQITILDISGKGKLTVNGNHGDRHSLKGGDIIRVGDSELVFVVEAMQLPAVPNNNLQVADADQGAQQMSGSAAPRPAKAPRSSHKKQKSPATFYMVVAMIFGALIYVGTSEQGPRKLDSGLRSTSEIEKEISDTDARVTAVTKKRAFKTEEEKTRYEEAQKHYIQGFRDYQKGNYSRAIISFETAMGLDPENVLSRRYYRLAQKQKDEATTNLLLEGRRYREKNMYSRCSAAIDKALVLMNNKDDLKYKEAEKIKQECDLLQEN, translated from the coding sequence GTGAATCCAATTGCGACTCTCCCACGAACGGGATTCAAATTCATGATCAGCGTACGTGCAGGCCCCGCGGCCGGCGCGACCTATCAGCTTTTGCCTCCACGGGTGACAATTGGACGCGACCCAGCCTCAAATAGTGTTGTTGTCAACGATGCCAGGGTTAGTCGCAACGCCGCCATCATTGAATTCCAACCAGAACAAATCACGATTCTCGACATCAGTGGTAAGGGAAAACTGACAGTCAACGGAAACCATGGCGACCGCCATTCGCTCAAGGGTGGCGACATCATTCGCGTCGGCGACTCGGAGCTCGTCTTCGTCGTGGAAGCAATGCAGCTTCCTGCGGTGCCTAACAACAACCTTCAAGTCGCAGATGCCGATCAGGGCGCCCAGCAAATGAGCGGTAGCGCTGCTCCTCGCCCTGCGAAAGCCCCAAGATCTTCGCATAAAAAGCAGAAAAGTCCGGCAACGTTTTATATGGTTGTCGCGATGATCTTCGGCGCATTGATTTACGTCGGAACAAGCGAACAGGGCCCGCGGAAATTAGACAGTGGCCTTCGATCGACTTCTGAAATTGAAAAAGAAATCTCGGATACAGATGCCCGTGTTACAGCGGTCACAAAAAAACGAGCCTTTAAAACCGAGGAAGAAAAGACCAGATACGAGGAAGCGCAAAAGCACTACATTCAAGGGTTTCGCGACTATCAAAAGGGAAACTACTCGCGTGCAATAATCTCGTTCGAGACTGCCATGGGTCTAGATCCAGAAAACGTCTTGTCAAGACGCTACTATCGTCTAGCTCAAAAGCAAAAGGATGAGGCGACTACTAACCTTCTGCTTGAAGGGCGTCGATACCGAGAGAAGAACATGTATTCACGCTGCTCGGCTGCCATCGATAAGGCGCTCGTGCTGATGAACAACAAGGATGATTTGAAATATAAAGAGGCAGAGAAAATAAAACAGGAGTGCGATCTCCTGCAGGAGAACTGA
- a CDS encoding FHA domain-containing protein yields MATIKVFLHGKEVTSLRIVPGQEYLFGRGDSCSVQLEEQPGISRQHFKISDQNGTWVASVISKFGEIISGGQPVPEVELSQGSVFKLAGYDFRFLEADERSQAVQSAVQMAAGAENQGMPTEAHGTNGQVAKPPATLSMVPLGPNGVAGTSPMPQGFAPAQFEGNDEATNVGAVLPGRPFLRIVKSDGSETRVELDGKKWLAGREDTCDIFLPDRKASRRQFEITSTPEGYFITDMGSANGTVLNGDPLIPEDPRALQSGDVISVNSLLLHFEIRDPNFEKRLVAIPKEVLASPAMVPVPRFEIINYPVPGGGGGAVRVDGAYGETQAEKKKPNQLRLILIGVIALGGLYAAFGQQSDQDPKNPNINEKQDALGRLTPQQKQLVKEIYVTARNLYMQGKFENAHEQLKKLHEILPEGYEGSKAMEEDCLAQRAAAEQLAFVEQERKRVDEQKRMIDRNIRDCNALASTSMSVDQIRQCLAPTIGLDPTNTFVADLVGRVERRVLERNQKMETQRDYADRVGRGRALYEKAESLRSKSDWYAAIDAYNRHIASEMPDPNGLKAKSQTAIVQIKNMIASRIDEYLLSANSAYQAKNYRDAIEAAKKAKEFDPKSEKAAEFIGRVRRELNSQLRTIYEDAILYEGVGRVQEAQTKWKQIMDRDTTDGEYYQKSRLKLKNYSDQVQ; encoded by the coding sequence ATGGCAACGATAAAAGTCTTTCTACATGGCAAAGAAGTTACTTCGCTAAGGATTGTTCCTGGGCAGGAGTATCTTTTTGGCCGTGGAGACAGCTGTTCGGTGCAACTTGAAGAGCAGCCCGGAATTTCTCGCCAGCACTTTAAAATTTCTGATCAAAACGGAACCTGGGTTGCGAGCGTGATTTCTAAATTCGGAGAAATCATCTCGGGTGGCCAGCCCGTTCCCGAAGTGGAGCTTTCACAAGGATCCGTTTTCAAATTAGCTGGTTACGACTTCCGCTTCTTGGAAGCAGATGAACGATCTCAGGCTGTGCAGTCCGCAGTGCAAATGGCGGCCGGAGCTGAAAATCAAGGTATGCCAACGGAAGCGCACGGCACCAATGGCCAGGTAGCCAAACCGCCCGCCACTTTATCGATGGTCCCGTTGGGTCCGAACGGTGTGGCTGGCACCTCACCCATGCCTCAGGGGTTCGCGCCAGCACAATTTGAAGGAAACGACGAGGCCACGAATGTCGGCGCTGTTTTGCCGGGCCGCCCCTTCTTAAGAATTGTAAAGTCCGATGGATCCGAGACGCGGGTCGAACTCGATGGAAAAAAATGGCTCGCTGGTCGCGAAGATACCTGTGACATTTTTCTACCAGACCGGAAGGCCAGTCGAAGGCAATTTGAAATCACGTCGACACCCGAAGGCTATTTCATAACCGACATGGGAAGCGCCAACGGCACCGTGCTCAATGGTGACCCATTGATTCCAGAAGATCCGCGCGCTCTTCAAAGTGGCGATGTGATATCTGTAAATTCTCTTCTTCTACATTTTGAAATTCGCGATCCAAATTTTGAAAAACGGCTGGTAGCGATTCCAAAAGAAGTTCTGGCATCTCCGGCAATGGTACCAGTGCCCCGTTTTGAAATCATCAACTACCCGGTGCCAGGCGGCGGAGGCGGAGCAGTACGCGTCGACGGAGCCTACGGCGAAACGCAAGCCGAAAAGAAAAAGCCCAATCAGTTGCGATTGATTCTGATTGGGGTGATTGCGCTTGGCGGCCTCTACGCTGCCTTCGGCCAACAGTCGGACCAGGACCCTAAAAATCCCAACATCAATGAAAAACAAGATGCTCTCGGTCGCCTCACACCTCAGCAGAAGCAGTTGGTGAAGGAAATTTACGTCACCGCACGAAACCTGTACATGCAGGGAAAGTTTGAAAATGCGCACGAACAACTGAAAAAGCTGCACGAAATATTACCTGAGGGCTACGAAGGCTCTAAAGCGATGGAAGAGGATTGTCTTGCGCAGCGAGCCGCTGCCGAACAACTGGCCTTCGTGGAACAGGAGCGAAAAAGAGTGGACGAGCAGAAGCGAATGATCGATCGAAACATTCGAGACTGCAACGCCTTGGCTAGCACAAGCATGAGTGTCGATCAAATTCGCCAGTGCCTGGCACCAACGATCGGTCTAGATCCAACAAATACTTTCGTGGCAGATCTTGTTGGCCGCGTAGAACGCCGGGTCCTTGAGCGAAACCAAAAAATGGAAACGCAGCGAGACTATGCTGATCGCGTAGGACGCGGCCGTGCCCTTTATGAAAAAGCCGAATCACTTCGATCGAAATCGGATTGGTACGCTGCCATTGACGCCTACAATCGCCACATCGCTAGTGAAATGCCCGATCCGAATGGACTGAAGGCGAAATCGCAGACGGCTATCGTGCAGATCAAAAACATGATTGCCTCACGGATTGATGAATATCTTCTTTCCGCGAATTCCGCCTATCAGGCGAAGAACTATCGCGACGCGATTGAGGCGGCAAAAAAAGCCAAAGAATTTGATCCAAAAAGTGAAAAAGCTGCTGAATTTATTGGTCGCGTTCGACGTGAACTCAATTCGCAGCTTCGTACAATTTATGAGGACGCTATTCTTTACGAAGGCGTTGGCCGCGTTCAAGAAGCGCAGACAAAATGGAAGCAAATCATGGATCGCGATACGACTGATGGAGAATATTACCAGAAGTCACGCCTGAAACTGAAAAACTATTCGGATCAAGTTCAATGA
- a CDS encoding radical SAM protein, with protein sequence MKLVNEKNSERFGQTIEVNLLGEHKLCSFDCGYCHLGESSIRMSRFKKDVDFPALEDLIQKVGQALSEKGQNSEVVDTILLSGNGEPTIHPQFAEFVLSLVSKRHELMAAKTSKILCLTNGDEFDRREVREALNKLDSTVLKLDAGTEKAFKSINRPRSRSTFEKIILNARGITNLSLQATIVGGADGLTNPTRLEEWLEVVAMLNPTNVYLNRAVSPCTDPTTVLVSEDDVLRVSHWLDRKLKIKAQVGLAIAS encoded by the coding sequence ATGAAGCTAGTAAACGAAAAGAACTCGGAACGCTTCGGTCAAACAATTGAAGTTAATCTCCTCGGCGAACATAAGCTCTGCAGCTTTGATTGTGGCTATTGTCATCTTGGTGAATCGTCCATTCGCATGAGCCGATTCAAAAAAGACGTAGATTTCCCGGCGCTCGAAGACCTTATCCAAAAAGTTGGCCAAGCGCTTTCTGAAAAAGGACAAAATAGTGAAGTTGTGGATACGATTCTGCTGTCTGGAAACGGCGAGCCCACGATCCATCCGCAGTTTGCAGAATTCGTACTTTCTTTGGTTTCTAAACGTCACGAATTAATGGCGGCGAAAACCTCGAAAATTTTGTGCCTGACGAACGGCGATGAGTTTGATCGACGCGAAGTACGTGAGGCGTTGAACAAGCTAGATAGCACGGTTTTAAAACTAGATGCGGGAACGGAAAAAGCGTTTAAATCCATCAATCGCCCAAGATCGCGTTCAACTTTTGAAAAAATAATTCTCAACGCTCGAGGAATCACCAACCTATCGCTTCAAGCAACGATCGTTGGTGGCGCGGATGGTTTGACCAACCCGACCCGCCTGGAAGAATGGCTCGAAGTCGTGGCAATGCTCAATCCGACCAACGTGTATCTCAATCGCGCGGTAAGTCCTTGCACCGATCCGACTACGGTCTTGGTGTCGGAAGATGATGTTCTCCGCGTGTCTCACTGGCTAGATCGGAAGCTAAAAATTAAAGCTCAGGTTGGCCTCGCAATCGCCTCATGA